One Podospora pseudopauciseta strain CBS 411.78 chromosome 4, whole genome shotgun sequence genomic window, GCTTCAGcaaaccccccaacacctcctccctgcCCCCATCAGGGGGTTCTCCAGAAGGGAACCCAATCCGGATCGAAACCCCCGACGAAAAAGTCGCCCGCCTCCGCGCCGCCCACCAAAGAGCCAAACTCGCCAATGTCTCCAAGCTAGAGCAGTACCTCGCCGTAGGCCGCTCCCTAGCCGACAAGGGGCACCGTTTGTCAGTCATGGCACTGATAGGCTTCTCCGGTACTtaaccccacccccctccccttttcaGGTGTATGTCACTTACTCTCTCCATCCAGGCCTCGGCATAGTAGCAACAGCCTACACCTTCTACGACATGATGGTCCTCAACCGCAAGCGCAAAGCAGAATGGATCGAGACCCAAAAGCAACTCGAGGCCGACGAGCTCGCCCAGGCCAGACTGGCGTACATGACTGGCAAGGCGGACGAGGACCAAATCGCGCTTGTAGAAGAAGTCATGGAAAGAGAGCGGCAGCAAGGAATGGCGGGGAAGACGTCGTTCTTTGAGAAAATCCCCAGCGGGTTCGCTCCTGCGGAAAGGACACACTCCCCAAGTGTGACGGAGGTTGTGAGctggcctt contains:
- a CDS encoding hypothetical protein (COG:S; EggNog:ENOG503P3HR), with amino-acid sequence MPISTTPRSVSDATRFTATTPHADSKTARFSKPPNTSSLPPSGGSPEGNPIRIETPDEKVARLRAAHQRAKLANVSKLEQYLAVGRSLADKGHRLSVMALIGFSGLGIVATAYTFYDMMVLNRKRKAEWIETQKQLEADELAQARLAYMTGKADEDQIALVEEVMERERQQGMAGKTSFFEKIPSGFAPAERTHSPSVTEVVSWPSSATPVPEQQGEGEKKKGLWTWLTANLKKEEEGEEVMGKERRLGWESLSEEDDGMGVRDSDLVRASEGRGVARGLKEKAREAFEKEKENERRGGVLDRIGLEEKQEGEKRKKGWFW